Proteins found in one Clostridium kluyveri DSM 555 genomic segment:
- a CDS encoding non-ribosomal peptide synthetase, with protein sequence MNNLVDMFINISNNEDKSITFIDDDNKEEIISFRNLYIMAHHLLYQLQKMGISQNDELIFQIQDNKKCIMFFWACILGRIIPVHVTSGNNHEQKLNLFRIWKQLNNPYLITDRDTLLNLENYAVMHECLENINDIKKRTFTLEEISVDGHDGVIKKSKANDIAFIQFSSGSTGEPKGAPITHANVIANIDDIIERTQITSKDSFFSWMPLNHNMGMIGFHVLPLRANLNHCIMSTDLFLQKPVQWIDEVNKRRSTYIVSPNFGYRYFLSHFKRSKAIKWELSCVRLILNGAEPIDASLIQEFMDALAVYGLRRTSMYPAYGMTEATLGISYPPINEDMKVLSIDRNQIITGKHVNFINTEMSIMKAISFVDVGSPLSNCSVQIVDNGRSVLGENTIGNIYIKGKNVIKGYYNNQGATSEAINEEGWLNTGDLGFMHNGRLVITGRAKDIVFINGCNYYPHDIERIVEQVDGVGSGRVAACGIYNKEMHREEVIIFVLTDVNLEKFTLLTFKIKQHVMKCMGLNIKDVLPVREFPRTDSGKIQRYKIAEIYKLGKFEGVSRRMNMLSEEFTNNRKIKCADTVVERTVLSICKSILGKSKIDIHDNLIEMGMDSILIAKTCKELNGCFQRKVSVAQIFAHPTVSELSQYISNVSKKDEKQEKRIDKLFEGLDKGDYTVNEIIDILDQR encoded by the coding sequence TGATAATAAAGAAGAGATTATATCATTTAGAAATTTATATATAATGGCACATCATTTATTATATCAATTACAAAAAATGGGTATAAGTCAAAATGATGAACTAATATTCCAAATACAAGATAACAAAAAGTGTATTATGTTTTTCTGGGCTTGTATATTAGGACGAATTATTCCAGTACATGTTACTAGTGGTAATAATCATGAGCAAAAATTAAATCTTTTCAGAATATGGAAACAATTAAATAATCCTTATTTGATTACAGATCGAGATACTTTATTAAATCTTGAAAATTATGCAGTTATGCATGAGTGTTTAGAAAATATAAATGATATTAAAAAAAGAACTTTTACTTTAGAAGAAATAAGCGTAGACGGTCATGATGGTGTTATAAAAAAAAGTAAGGCTAATGATATAGCGTTTATACAATTTTCTTCTGGTTCAACAGGTGAACCCAAAGGGGCTCCAATTACGCATGCTAATGTAATAGCCAATATAGATGATATTATAGAACGAACTCAAATAACCTCAAAGGATTCATTTTTTAGTTGGATGCCATTAAATCATAATATGGGTATGATTGGATTTCATGTCTTGCCTCTTAGAGCAAATCTTAATCACTGTATTATGTCGACAGATTTATTCTTACAAAAACCAGTTCAATGGATTGATGAAGTTAATAAACGTAGATCTACATATATTGTTTCCCCAAATTTTGGATATAGATATTTTCTATCACATTTTAAGCGTAGCAAAGCGATTAAATGGGAATTATCATGTGTACGTCTAATTTTGAACGGTGCAGAACCAATTGATGCTTCATTGATTCAAGAGTTTATGGATGCATTAGCTGTTTATGGACTTCGCAGAACAAGTATGTATCCAGCATATGGAATGACTGAGGCAACTTTAGGCATTTCATATCCTCCAATTAATGAGGATATGAAAGTGTTGAGTATTGATCGAAATCAAATAATCACAGGAAAACATGTAAATTTTATTAATACTGAAATGAGTATAATGAAAGCAATTAGTTTTGTGGATGTAGGATCCCCATTATCTAACTGCTCGGTGCAAATTGTTGATAATGGGAGGAGTGTTCTAGGAGAGAATACTATAGGAAATATTTATATCAAAGGAAAGAATGTGATCAAGGGATATTATAATAACCAAGGTGCTACTTCCGAAGCAATCAACGAGGAAGGGTGGTTGAATACAGGAGATTTGGGTTTTATGCACAATGGACGTTTGGTTATCACCGGAAGAGCAAAAGATATAGTTTTTATTAATGGGTGTAATTACTATCCACACGATATAGAGAGAATTGTAGAACAAGTAGATGGCGTTGGATCAGGAAGGGTTGCTGCATGTGGTATATATAATAAAGAAATGCATAGAGAAGAAGTGATTATTTTTGTTCTGACTGACGTTAATTTGGAGAAATTTACACTATTAACTTTCAAAATCAAACAACATGTAATGAAGTGTATGGGGTTAAATATTAAGGATGTATTACCTGTTAGAGAATTTCCTCGAACGGATAGTGGGAAAATTCAACGATATAAAATTGCAGAAATCTATAAACTAGGTAAGTTTGAAGGGGTATCTCGTAGGATGAATATGTTGTCAGAAGAATTTACGAATAATAGAAAGATTAAATGTGCAGATACTGTTGTTGAAAGAACTGTATTATCAATTTGCAAAAGTATTTTAGGAAAATCTAAAATAGACATTCATGATAATTTAATAGAAATGGGTATGGATTCAATTCTAATTGCAAAAACATGTAAAGAGTTGAATGGATGCTTCCAAAGAAAAGTATCTGTTGCACAAATTTTTGCACATCCAACTGTTTCAGAATTATCTCAATATATAAGTAATGTAAGTAAGAAAGATGAAAAACAGGAAAAACGCATAGATAAGCTTTTTGAAGGATTGGATAAAGGAGATTATACGGTTAATGAAATTATTGATATTTTAGATCAAAGATGA